The genomic DNA CCCTGAGAAGCGTCTTGATTATGGCTGCATCCGTTTCATCGAGCTCGGTGTTGCTCATTTGATACCTCGTTAACGTTCAATCCCCGGCCTCGAATCTTCGAGAGGAACGATCGCGGAAACTACATTGCCGATCGATTGATTGGCTAATAAAATCAACTCATCTGCTGATATTTCTTGTTTTTCTAATGAGAATAAGTAATATGCCCAAAAACACAACGAACGTCGCTTATGATGCGAGTGACTGAGGAGATCGAATCAGAATATCGGCCAGAGATAATCTGAACGTCCTAAGGATATACGTTCCCGATCTTTAATGGACCGGGGCCTGGGTGACAGATTGTCGGAGAGACGAATTGTTCGATCCAGACCCCGTAAGGATGTCTTACTCGATTTTCCTGGAACCAATATTCCTGTTGGCTAAGCACCTCCTTTCTGGCAAGGATTTCCCGGTCATGACCTTAGGTGTCTACGACAGTCCCTACTATTTATTCATTGATGAGATTTTGTTCTAAAAAACATGTATTGAACTCTAATTAGTTGTTATTATTAGATAATATTCCAATAAATGCTAATAGTTACATATTATGGTAACCGCGTTTGTATCGACTAGATCACTTAGTCGCAATCGCCTCTTTCGACGGCCTTTCGATACCAAGAAAGCGAGGGATTATCTACCCGATGCGGACTGCTTGGGACCGAATGAGCGGCCGAAGGACCCCGTTCCAGAAGTGGAAGTTGACCATGCTGGCGATATTCGTAGCGTGGCTGACGATAATACTGGTGGCCCCTTTTTCCCTTCCGGCCGGGAGCGTGAAAGACCTCTCTGGAGCAGTGGGAAGACTGGACAATCCGGGACAAGAGGCGAGGATGAACCTATTCGCGCAGGCCGTGTACACCATGGGCGACATCGAGTGCCACCAGATCGCCGAGCGCTCATACTATCTTAATGGCAACGAACTGCCTATCTGTTCAAGGGATGTGGGGCTATCGATCGGGTTGCTGGCGGGCATGGTGGTGGGTCTGCTTTACGTAAGGCGGATCAACCCTTTCTTGCTCGCCGTCGGTATTCTGCCCATCCTCCTGGACGGCGGGCTGCAAACGGTGTCCAGTTACCAATCCAACAACACCCTCCGTATCCTGACCGGGATCGTGGCAGGAGTGGCAGTGGCATTACTGCTGTGTGAGTTTGCCGCGAGATACCTGGAAGTCGGTCCCGGGAAGTCCAATAACAATGATGGGCCAGACAAGGTTTGAAAGAGAGGGGCTAAATCTTTTCCAGCGTTCTAGGAACGGGCCGAATTGACAAAATCTATATATAGAGTAGTCCCAATTGGAGTCGTGACAGAATTTGTCTGTTCATCCTTTTACCAATTCTGGAAGGTGTGATGTATGGTAGAGGCTACAAAGACGGGTACGACCACCATAGGAATCGTCAACAGTGACGGAGTAGTGCTAGCTTCGGAGCACCGCGCGACAATGGGCAACTTCATCGCCCATAAGGAAACGCAGAAGGTCTTCAAGATCGACGATAACCTTGGACTTACCACGGCTGGATTGGTCGGCGACGCGCAAGTGCTCGCCCGCTATGTCAAAGCCGAGGTCGAGCTTTACAAGCTCAGGCGCCAGGCGCCCATGTCAGTCAAGGCTGCGGCCACATTGATGTCCAACATCCTCAGGAGAGGTGGGGGGTCCCAGGGATTCTTCTATGTCGGACTGATCGTCGGCGGCCACGACAGCGAGGGAGGTCACGTATACTCCCTGGACGCTGCAGGCGGATCGATACCGGACAACTACATCTCCGTCGGTTCCGGTTCACCTTACGCATACGGTGTCCTTGAGGACCACTACAAGAAGGACCTGCCCCTCAGCGACAGCATCGACCTGGCCATCAGGGCGCTGAATGCCGCAATGAAGAGGGACTCGGCCAGCGGCGATGGCATGGCCATCATCACCATAACCAAAGATGGTTATGTGGAGGTCTCCGACGAGGAGATCTCGAAGCGTGCTTCGCGCATGGGCATCAACGTGCCCAAGCCGAACTAAACCCCTTTTTTAAAAATTTTCCTGTTGTTAATAACCAAAAGTTGATTTCATGAGCGCCGAGAGAATTCTGGAAGATGCCCGAGAACAGGTACGCAAGATAGTACCGTCGCACATCAATATCACCTCGATAGACTTCGAGGGCCCGGTAGTGGTCATCTACACCAAAGACATGGATGCATTCGCCTCCAACAATGATATAGTTCGTCAGCTGGCCCAAGGTCTGCGGCGCCGCGTCGCCATACGACCGGACGCCTCATTGCTGGCCGACCCGGACCTGGTGGAGAAAAGGATCCGGGAGATCATTCCGGACGAAGCGCAGATCACCGACATCTTCTTCGAACCGGAGACCGGAGAGGTGACGATCGAGGCGATCGCACCGGGGCTGGTCATCGGAAAGCAGGGCGCTATCCTGAACGAGATCAAGAAAGAGGTCGGCTGGGCTCCCAAAGTTGTCCGCGCACCGCCGATACCGTCAAAGACAGTCTCCGAGATACGTTCCTACCTAAGGCATATCCAGACCGAGCGCAAGGATTTCCTTCGGAAGACCGGCAGGAAGCTGGCCCGGCAGAAGTACGAAGGGGAGTCATGGATCCGCCTGACCGCTCTGGGCGGCTTCCGCGAGGTCGGACGATCCGCATCGCTCCTGTCGACCCGGGACTCCAAGATCCTGATCGACTGCGGACTGGACGTCGGCGCCGATGGTGCTACGCCATACTTCAGCGCCCCGGAGATCCAGCCGCTGGATCAGATCGACTGCGTGGTCATTACCCACGCCCACCTGGACCACTGCGGCCTCCTTCCAGCATTATACAAGTACGGCTATGAAGGGCCAGTCTATTGTACCGCACCGACCAGGGATCTGATGTCCCTGCTTCAGCTGGACTATATCAAGGTGGCCAATTCGGAAGGCAAGAAGAGCCCGTACGAGTCGGCCCAGGTCCGCGATGTGGTCAAGCATTGCATACCCTTGAAGTATGGAGAGACCACCGATGTGGCTCCAGACATCCGTTTGACCTTCCAGAACGCCGGGCACATCCTCGGTTCCGCTGTATGCCATTTCCATATTGGCGACGGCCTGTACAACATCGCCTTCACCGGCGACATGAAGTTCGAGAGGACCTGGCTGTTCAACGCCACCGTGAACAAGTTCCCCCGTCTGGAGACTCTGATCATCGAGTCCACATATGGTGGATATCATGACATCCAGCCAAGCCGGGTGGAGGCTTCCACCCAGCTCCGCGACATCATCGTCCGAACGCTGGAAAGGAAGGGAAAGGTCGTCGTGCCGGTGTTCGCCGTCGGACGTTCCCAGGAAGTGATGCTGGTCATAGAGGAGCTGGTCCGCACCGGAAAGATCGACAAGCTGCCGGTCTACCTGGATGGGATGATATGGGAGGCTACCGCGATACACACCGCCTACCCTGAGTTCCTCAACTCGCAGCTGCGCACCCAGATCTTCCAGATGAACCAGAACCCGTTCCTATCGGACATATTCAAGCGGGTCGACTCCCAGGACATGAGGGAGAAGATATTGCATGATCCGGACCCGTGCATCGTTCTTGCCACCGGTGGTATGATGAACGGCGGACCGGTCCTAGAGTATGTGAAGAACTGGGCGGACGACCCGAACTCGACGCTCGTGTTCGTCGGTTACCAGGCGGAAGGGACCATCGGACGGAAGATCCAGAAAGGGGTCAAGGATCTGTCCATGATGGAGAAGGGCAAGCCGATCACCGTCGAGTTCAAGATGGACTCGGAGACGATCGACGGTTTCTCCGGTCACTCGGACCGGCGCCAGCTGATCAATTACATCGCCACGCTGGAACCGAAGCCGGAGAGGATAATCATCGGGCATGGGGAAGAGCACAAATGCTTGGACCTGGCGTCGGCGTTGTACAAGAAGTTCAACATCGAGACGCGCGCACCGATGAACCTGGAGACCATCCGGATGAAGTGATCCGGACGCTTCCCGTCATTTCTTACCAATGGTCGTTTCATAACTTGCGATATAGTCAATGAACAAGAGGACCAGGGACGGGACCAAAGCATACAGCGATATCGTGATCAGATCCCCAAGCAGGTAGTTGGGGTCTGTTCTGCCTTTCAACACCATGCCTTCTGCACTAAGGAATGCTATGACGGCAATGAACGACAGAAGGAAGAGCAGGATGAACTTGAAAGGACGGCCGAGCCCCGAGATGGTCCTTTGGGTCGGCGGTGCACTACTGTCTTCTACAACCTTGTTTTCCGATGGCGCCCCCAGCGGAAATGGATGGCTGCAGTTCGGGCAGGTAACCGTGCCAATGTCCACCCATACCCAGCAATTCTCGCAACGCTTCCTCTCCCCCGCCATGCTCTCAGATACGTTGGACCATGATCATAATCTCATGCCAAACTGGTAGAAGAAATGAAATCATCGTCATGAATTGATAAGCACCAGGTGAACGTCCACTCCCATATCCATTCCAAAATAATGGGATCGAACCGTTCAAGATATTGAACCACAAGGGTTAGATTTTCATACTAACAACACCTCGAATCCACGAATGAAAGATGGTACGAGGACCGCGATTGCCGCCCTTTCCATTATCGTCTATGTGATCTGTTTCATCATATCGATAGGGCTGACCAAAGGAGCGGCTGGATCGTGGGTGCCAATGGCATTCCTCAGCGTGTTGTTCATCTTCCTGTTCTCGATCGGGGCGGCGATGATCTCAGGGCGGGGAGGTTTCATGTTGGCCGGATGGAACACGATGACACCGGAAGAGAGGACCCATTACGATGAGAAGTTAATCCTCCGGTCTGCTGGAATAATGATCATCCTATTCACCGTGGGTATCGTTTTCTCGATGCTGAGCTTCACCAATGATCTGCCATGGCTCGGATGGATATTGGTCATCCTATCCCTGGTGGGGCTGTTCGTGGGAGCGGTCAGAATGGGCAGGAAAGGAAAGATCTATTCCGTCTAGATCAAGAATTTGAGGATGAGCCCCGGCCTTTTTGGGTCAGAAATGACGATCTTCGGTCCAGAAATGAGATGATCGAAGATGCTGCTGTTCCTACCATCATGCCTTGAGAATATCGGGGAGGTTTCGATCGTTGATGGTATTTAGAGTCCCGGGATCTTGGTTTCCTTACCTTCCTCGCCCAAAAGGATCACCCGGCTGTCGTCCTTCTTTCTAACGACCGCCATACCCAGTTCCTGACCGACCTTCTCCCCGAACTGGACCACATCTCCGATGGAGGGCATGTTGTCCATGCTCATCCTGCGCCGGGAATCACCGACGAAGACATACCCTTTAGGTTCAATGAAAAGAGGGTCGGCGATGGCGTCGAGCTTGGCATACTCCTTCTCCCAGCCCAGATTCCAGTCCTTGACCAGCGTGTGTCGGATCACCGTTCTGGTGTTCAGCGATGGGAACAGCTCCAACGTCCGCATCAGCTTCTGCCACCCGTCCTCGATCCGGGGCACGCACAGCCTCTTGTAAAGCTCCTCGTTCGGTGCCGCCACCGTCACATACAACTGGGTGGGCAATGAGTCCATCCCCTCCAGCACCTCCGGGAACGTTCCGTTTGTCACCAAAAAGGTGGTCATTCCCCGGCGCTTGCAGAGCGCAATGAAGCCGGACAGGTAAGGGTACATGGTGGGCTCGCCGGCCAGCGATATCGCCACCTGCTTCGGTTCCCGGCATTCATCCCACATCTGCTTGGTGCAACGGGGGTCACCCTTGAACCCCGAGACCAGCTTGCGCTGCTGTTCGATCAGCGCGTCCAACATCTCCTCCGGTTCCTTCCATTCATGAACTGTGGACTCGAAGCCGCGCACCCTCCAGCAGAAAAGACAATTGTGGGTGCAATCATTGACGGCCGGGGTCATCTGCAGGCAGCGGTGCGATCTTATTCCATAGAAGTCCTGCTTGTAGCACTGCCGACCGTGGAGCATGCTCTCCTTCATCCAGTGGCAGACCTTGACCGCTGCATGCCCGCCATAGGTACGGTAGCCCTGCTTGTCGAGTATGGACCTGAGGTCATCCTTCATGCCTATGCCTCAAAATCGAACAGGGACTTCTGTCTGGTCTTCTCTTCCGGTGCCGGTTCCGTCCTCTCCGGTTCAGGTTCCTTCTTCGGCTCTTCCTTCGGAACGACCCTTGGCGGTTCCGGCTTCGGCTCGGGGACCTTCTCTGCCGCCTCCAGCAGCGGCTCGGACTTCTTACGTCCCCTCTTCTTCTTTTCCACGGACTTCGGGCGGCTTTCATCCTCTCCTTTGATCGAGCCGGCCGCTGCTCCCTGGAGGACGGCGATCTCCTGCATCAGGTGCTTGACGGCGGCAGAATCGACCTTCTGGTCCAATAGGTACGCCGCTTCCTCCTGCTGCACGTTCAGCTTCAAGGTCATGCTCAACCGGAACTCCTTGTTGGCCTGATACAGGGTCTGGAAATAGGGAAGGATGTCCGTCTGCGTCTGGGCCTTTGACGCATGGCATTCCCTTCCTATCTTAAGGATGACGTCCCCTTCCACCCCCCGGGCGTTCTTGGAGGATGCCATCCGCATGATCGTGAAGGGGAACCGGTATTGCACCCAAGCGTGGTAGAGCTTGTTCTTGGCCAGGGTCACGCCTAAGGCCATGTTGTCCGTGGCGTATGACCAGAAGCCATAGTATTGGCGCCGTTGCACTCGTCCGAGGAAGATGTCAGCCCTGGAGAGGCGGTCGAAGGCCCTTTCCAGGTCGCCATGGTCCTTGTACTCCATTGGCACGTTCTCATCCAGCCATTTCAGCACAAAATCGGGGGTTTCCCCGATGTCCATCATTGTGCGCTTTGCCTTCTGTGCATTGCTCCCATGAAGGATCTCCCCCATCAGGTCGTACATCGATTTGGTGGACAGCCTGGAATCCATGACATTGGCGTCGTCATCACCGACACTGAGCGCGCCAAGCGAGACCGCCTGCAGGTCCCGCACCGCCGCCCGCATGTCCCCGTTCGCGTTCTCGGCGATGTGCTCCAGGGCCTTTTCCGATATCTCCACGCCTTGATCTTCGGCGATGCGGCGGAGCAGAGCCTTCATGGTGTTCGAGTTGATCTTATTGAAAGATATCGCTCTGGCTGACTTTATCGCAGAGCTCCGTCTGCTCAGTGCGTACAGGTCATTAACGATCAGGATGACCGGTTGTTTGGTGGTCTGGATGAGCTCTGCGATCGCCGGTATGCCTCCATGGTCCTC from Methanomassiliicoccales archaeon includes the following:
- a CDS encoding DUF2085 domain-containing protein encodes the protein MSGRRTPFQKWKLTMLAIFVAWLTIILVAPFSLPAGSVKDLSGAVGRLDNPGQEARMNLFAQAVYTMGDIECHQIAERSYYLNGNELPICSRDVGLSIGLLAGMVVGLLYVRRINPFLLAVGILPILLDGGLQTVSSYQSNNTLRILTGIVAGVAVALLLCEFAARYLEVGPGKSNNNDGPDKV
- the psmB gene encoding archaeal proteasome endopeptidase complex subunit beta gives rise to the protein MVEATKTGTTTIGIVNSDGVVLASEHRATMGNFIAHKETQKVFKIDDNLGLTTAGLVGDAQVLARYVKAEVELYKLRRQAPMSVKAAATLMSNILRRGGGSQGFFYVGLIVGGHDSEGGHVYSLDAAGGSIPDNYISVGSGSPYAYGVLEDHYKKDLPLSDSIDLAIRALNAAMKRDSASGDGMAIITITKDGYVEVSDEEISKRASRMGINVPKPN
- a CDS encoding beta-CASP ribonuclease aCPSF1, encoding MSAERILEDAREQVRKIVPSHINITSIDFEGPVVVIYTKDMDAFASNNDIVRQLAQGLRRRVAIRPDASLLADPDLVEKRIREIIPDEAQITDIFFEPETGEVTIEAIAPGLVIGKQGAILNEIKKEVGWAPKVVRAPPIPSKTVSEIRSYLRHIQTERKDFLRKTGRKLARQKYEGESWIRLTALGGFREVGRSASLLSTRDSKILIDCGLDVGADGATPYFSAPEIQPLDQIDCVVITHAHLDHCGLLPALYKYGYEGPVYCTAPTRDLMSLLQLDYIKVANSEGKKSPYESAQVRDVVKHCIPLKYGETTDVAPDIRLTFQNAGHILGSAVCHFHIGDGLYNIAFTGDMKFERTWLFNATVNKFPRLETLIIESTYGGYHDIQPSRVEASTQLRDIIVRTLERKGKVVVPVFAVGRSQEVMLVIEELVRTGKIDKLPVYLDGMIWEATAIHTAYPEFLNSQLRTQIFQMNQNPFLSDIFKRVDSQDMREKILHDPDPCIVLATGGMMNGGPVLEYVKNWADDPNSTLVFVGYQAEGTIGRKIQKGVKDLSMMEKGKPITVEFKMDSETIDGFSGHSDRRQLINYIATLEPKPERIIIGHGEEHKCLDLASALYKKFNIETRAPMNLETIRMK
- a CDS encoding DUF3784 domain-containing protein, with translation MKDGTRTAIAALSIIVYVICFIISIGLTKGAAGSWVPMAFLSVLFIFLFSIGAAMISGRGGFMLAGWNTMTPEERTHYDEKLILRSAGIMIILFTVGIVFSMLSFTNDLPWLGWILVILSLVGLFVGAVRMGRKGKIYSV
- the twy1 gene encoding 4-demethylwyosine synthase TYW1; protein product: MKDDLRSILDKQGYRTYGGHAAVKVCHWMKESMLHGRQCYKQDFYGIRSHRCLQMTPAVNDCTHNCLFCWRVRGFESTVHEWKEPEEMLDALIEQQRKLVSGFKGDPRCTKQMWDECREPKQVAISLAGEPTMYPYLSGFIALCKRRGMTTFLVTNGTFPEVLEGMDSLPTQLYVTVAAPNEELYKRLCVPRIEDGWQKLMRTLELFPSLNTRTVIRHTLVKDWNLGWEKEYAKLDAIADPLFIEPKGYVFVGDSRRRMSMDNMPSIGDVVQFGEKVGQELGMAVVRKKDDSRVILLGEEGKETKIPGL
- a CDS encoding replication factor C large subunit; protein product: GPPGIGKTSTALALARDMGWGVVEMNASDHRNADSIHRIAIRGAVGETFSDTGEFLSTKDGRHKLIILDEADNVFGREDHGGIPAIAELIQTTKQPVILIVNDLYALSRRSSAIKSARAISFNKINSNTMKALLRRIAEDQGVEISEKALEHIAENANGDMRAAVRDLQAVSLGALSVGDDDANVMDSRLSTKSMYDLMGEILHGSNAQKAKRTMMDIGETPDFVLKWLDENVPMEYKDHGDLERAFDRLSRADIFLGRVQRRQYYGFWSYATDNMALGVTLAKNKLYHAWVQYRFPFTIMRMASSKNARGVEGDVILKIGRECHASKAQTQTDILPYFQTLYQANKEFRLSMTLKLNVQQEEAAYLLDQKVDSAAVKHLMQEIAVLQGAAAGSIKGEDESRPKSVEKKKRGRKKSEPLLEAAEKVPEPKPEPPRVVPKEEPKKEPEPERTEPAPEEKTRQKSLFDFEA